The following proteins are encoded in a genomic region of Fusarium oxysporum f. sp. lycopersici 4287 chromosome 1, whole genome shotgun sequence:
- a CDS encoding dolichyl-phosphate-mannose-protein mannosyltransferase produces the protein MARSSTPQGSLRQRGAPSKKPFEEDSFDPNIELDKLAKAGAQRAAAQSETEYKIGLFLITILSFVTRFWGISHPNEVVFDEVHFGKFASYYLERTYFFDVHPPFGKLLFAFVGWLVGYDGNFHFENIGDSYIANKVPYVAYRALPATLGALTVSVTYLIMWESGYSLPACILAAGLVLLDNAHIGQTRLILLDATLVLAMACSLLFYIKWYKLRHEPFSRKWWKWLILTGFALSCDISVKYVGVFAFVTIGSAVVIDLWDLLNINRPGGAISLQEFTKHFAARAFGLIIMPFLFYLFWFQVHFAVLYRSGPGDDFMTPEFQETLSDNVMLANSIDIQYYDQITIRHKETKTYLHSHEDRYPLRYDDGRVSSQGQQITGYPYNDTNNYWEILPANNDKQIGRIVKNHELVRLRHVGTDKILLSHDVASPYYPTNQEFTAVTPEEAFGKREKDTLFEVRIEHGKKNQNFKTVAGHFKLIHNPSKVAMWTHTKPLPEWGYKQQEINGNKQIAPSSNVWIAEDIPSLPADHPRRQKPERKVKSLPFLQKWFELQRAMFYHNSKLTSSHPYASHPYQWPFLLRGVSFWTQSETRQQIYFLGNPIGWWLASSLLAVYAGILLADQVSLRRGVDALDRRTRSRLYNSTGFFFLAWATHYFPFFLMGRQLFLHHYLPAHLASCLVAGALLEFIFNSEAPEEVTIKDKKGPVSPRHHVTARERFAGQSMLGAWIACGAILSLIIAGWYFFLPLTYGYPGLSVDAILRRKWLGYDLHFAK, from the exons ATGGCTCGAAGCTCCACGCCGCAGGGCAGCCTGCGACAGAGGGGCGCGCCATCAAAGAAGCCCTTCGAAGAAGACTCTTTCGATCCTAATATCGAGCTTGACAAGCTTGCCAAGGCTGGCGCTCAGCGAGCCGCTGCCCAGAGCGAGACTGAGTACAAGATTGGCCTTTTCCTCATCACTATCTTGTCCTTCGTTACTCGATTCTGGGGTATCAGCCATCCGAACGAGGTTGTCTTTGACGAGGTGCACTTTGGAAAG TTCGCCTCATACTACCTCGAGCGAACCTACTTTTTCGATGTCCACCCTCCCTTCGGCAAGCTTCTCTTCGCCTTTGTCGGCTGGCTCGTTGGCTACGATGGTAACTTCCACTTCGAGAACATCGGCGACTCCTACATTGCGAATAAAGTTCCTTATGTCGCGTACCGAGCTCTCCCCGCTACTCTAGGTGCTTTGACTGTCTCGGTCACATATCTCATCATGTGGGAATCTGGCTACAGCCTTCCCGCTTGCATCCTCGCCGCTGgtcttgtcctcctcgacAATGCCCACATCGGCCAGACCCGACTCATCCTCCTAGATGCTACTTTGGTCCTCGCCATGGCCTGCAGTCTCCTCTTCTACATCAAGTGGTACAAGCTCCGACATGAGCCTTTCTCCCGAAAGTGGTGGAAGTGGCTCATCCTTACCGGATTTGCTCTGTCTTGCGATATCTCGGTCAAGTACGTTGGTGTATTTGCCTTCGTTACCATTGGCTCTGCCGTTGTTATTGACCTCTGGGACCTCCTTAACATTAACCGACCTGGTGGTGCCATCAGCCTGCAGGAATTTACCAAGCACTTTGCCGCTCGGGCTTTTGGTCTGATCATCATGCCTTTCTTGTTCTACCTCTTCTGGTTCCAGGTTCACTTTGCCGTTCTCTACCGATCCGGTCCTGGTGATGATTTCATGACTCCTGAATTCCAGGAGACCCTGAGCGACAACGTTATGCTGGCCAATTCGATCGACATTCAGTACTATGACCAGATCACAATTCGACACAAGGAGACCAAGACATACCTTCACAGTCATGAGGACCGTTACCCTCTCCGATACGATGATGGCCGTGTTTCGTCCCAGGGCCAGCAGATCACTGGTTACCCTTACAACGACACCAACAACTACTGGGAGATTCTGCCCGCCAATAACGATAAGCAGATTGGCCGCATTGTCAAGAACCACGAACTGGTTCGCCTTCGCCACGTTGGAACCGACAAGATTTTACTCTCCCACGATGTCGCTTCTCCTTACTACCCCACCAACCAGGAATTCACTGCTGTTACTCCCGAGGAGGCTTTCGGCAAGCGTGAGAAGGACACTCTTTTCGAGGTCCGAATCGAGCACGGcaagaagaaccagaacTTCAAGACTGTCGCTGGCCACTTCAAGCTCATTCACAACCCAAGCAAGGTTGCCATGTGGACTCATACTAAGCCTCTCCCTGAGTGGGGTTACAAGCAGCAGGAGATCAACGGAAACAAGCAGATTGCGCCCAGCTCCAACGTTTGGATCGCTGAGGACATTCCCTCTCTGCCTGCTGACCACCCTCGTCGTCAGAAGCCTGAGCGCAAGGTCAAGTCTCTGCCCTTCCTCCAGAAGTGGTTCGAGCTCCAGCGCGCCATGTTCTACCATAACAGCAAGCTTACCAGCAGCCACCCTTATGCTAGCCACCCTTATCAGTGGCCTTTCCTGCTCCGTGGTGTGAGCTTCTGGACTCAGAGCGAGACGCGCCAACAGATCTACTTCTTGGGCAACCCGATTGGCTGGTGGCTCGCTAGCAGCCTTCTCGCTGTTTATGCCGGTATTCTTCTCGCTGATCAGGTGTCTCTGCGCCGTGGTGTTGATGCTCTCGACCGCC GAACTCGATCGCGCCTGTATAACTCTACcggtttcttcttccttgcttGGGCTACTCATTACTTCCCGTTCTTCCTCATGGGACGACAACTTTTCTTGCATCATTACCTTCCAGCTCATCTtgcttcttgtcttgttgctggcgctcttcttgagttcatcttcaactctgaAGCTCCTGAGGAGGTCACtatcaaggacaagaagggaCCTGTTAGCCCCAGGCATCACGTCACCGCTCGTGAGCGCTTCGCCGGCCAGAGCATGCTCGGTGCTTGGATTGCCTGTGGTGCTATTCTGTCTCTGATCATTGCTGGCTGGTACTTCTTCCTGCCTCTCACCTATGGTTACCCTGGTCTCTCCGTCGATGCCATTCTCCGAAGGAAGTGGCTAGGATATGACCTTCACTTTGCCAAATAG
- a CDS encoding dolichyl-phosphate-mannose-protein mannosyltransferase translates to MARSSTPQGSLRQRGAPSKKPFEEDSFDPNIELDKLAKAGAQRAAAQSETEYKIGLFLITILSFVTRFWGISHPNEVVFDEVHFGKFASYYLERTYFFDVHPPFGKLLFAFVGWLVGYDGNFHFENIGDSYIANKVPYVAYRALPATLGALTVSVTYLIMWESGYSLPACILAAGLVLLDNAHIGQTRLILLDATLVLAMACSLLFYIKWYKLRHEPFSRKWWKWLILTGFALSCDISVKYVGVFAFVTIGSAVVIDLWDLLNINRPGGAISLQEFTKHFAARAFGLIIMPFLFYLFWFQVHFAVLYRSGPGDDFMTPEFQETLSDNVMLANSIDIQYYDQITIRHKETKTYLHSHEDRYPLRYDDGRVSSQGQQITGYPYNDTNNYWEILPANNDKQIGRIVKNHELVRLRHVGTDKILLSHDVASPYYPTNQEFTAVTPEEAFGKREKDTLFEVRIEHGKKNQNFKTVAGHFKLIHNPSKVAMWTHTKPLPEWGYKQQEINGNKQIAPSSNVWIAEDIPSLPADHPRRQKPERKVKSLPFLQKWFELQRAMFYHNSKLTSSHPYASHPYQWPFLLRGVSFWTQSETRQQIYFLGNPIGWWLASSLLAVYAGILLADQVSLRRGVDALDRRKSCRNTS, encoded by the exons ATGGCTCGAAGCTCCACGCCGCAGGGCAGCCTGCGACAGAGGGGCGCGCCATCAAAGAAGCCCTTCGAAGAAGACTCTTTCGATCCTAATATCGAGCTTGACAAGCTTGCCAAGGCTGGCGCTCAGCGAGCCGCTGCCCAGAGCGAGACTGAGTACAAGATTGGCCTTTTCCTCATCACTATCTTGTCCTTCGTTACTCGATTCTGGGGTATCAGCCATCCGAACGAGGTTGTCTTTGACGAGGTGCACTTTGGAAAG TTCGCCTCATACTACCTCGAGCGAACCTACTTTTTCGATGTCCACCCTCCCTTCGGCAAGCTTCTCTTCGCCTTTGTCGGCTGGCTCGTTGGCTACGATGGTAACTTCCACTTCGAGAACATCGGCGACTCCTACATTGCGAATAAAGTTCCTTATGTCGCGTACCGAGCTCTCCCCGCTACTCTAGGTGCTTTGACTGTCTCGGTCACATATCTCATCATGTGGGAATCTGGCTACAGCCTTCCCGCTTGCATCCTCGCCGCTGgtcttgtcctcctcgacAATGCCCACATCGGCCAGACCCGACTCATCCTCCTAGATGCTACTTTGGTCCTCGCCATGGCCTGCAGTCTCCTCTTCTACATCAAGTGGTACAAGCTCCGACATGAGCCTTTCTCCCGAAAGTGGTGGAAGTGGCTCATCCTTACCGGATTTGCTCTGTCTTGCGATATCTCGGTCAAGTACGTTGGTGTATTTGCCTTCGTTACCATTGGCTCTGCCGTTGTTATTGACCTCTGGGACCTCCTTAACATTAACCGACCTGGTGGTGCCATCAGCCTGCAGGAATTTACCAAGCACTTTGCCGCTCGGGCTTTTGGTCTGATCATCATGCCTTTCTTGTTCTACCTCTTCTGGTTCCAGGTTCACTTTGCCGTTCTCTACCGATCCGGTCCTGGTGATGATTTCATGACTCCTGAATTCCAGGAGACCCTGAGCGACAACGTTATGCTGGCCAATTCGATCGACATTCAGTACTATGACCAGATCACAATTCGACACAAGGAGACCAAGACATACCTTCACAGTCATGAGGACCGTTACCCTCTCCGATACGATGATGGCCGTGTTTCGTCCCAGGGCCAGCAGATCACTGGTTACCCTTACAACGACACCAACAACTACTGGGAGATTCTGCCCGCCAATAACGATAAGCAGATTGGCCGCATTGTCAAGAACCACGAACTGGTTCGCCTTCGCCACGTTGGAACCGACAAGATTTTACTCTCCCACGATGTCGCTTCTCCTTACTACCCCACCAACCAGGAATTCACTGCTGTTACTCCCGAGGAGGCTTTCGGCAAGCGTGAGAAGGACACTCTTTTCGAGGTCCGAATCGAGCACGGcaagaagaaccagaacTTCAAGACTGTCGCTGGCCACTTCAAGCTCATTCACAACCCAAGCAAGGTTGCCATGTGGACTCATACTAAGCCTCTCCCTGAGTGGGGTTACAAGCAGCAGGAGATCAACGGAAACAAGCAGATTGCGCCCAGCTCCAACGTTTGGATCGCTGAGGACATTCCCTCTCTGCCTGCTGACCACCCTCGTCGTCAGAAGCCTGAGCGCAAGGTCAAGTCTCTGCCCTTCCTCCAGAAGTGGTTCGAGCTCCAGCGCGCCATGTTCTACCATAACAGCAAGCTTACCAGCAGCCACCCTTATGCTAGCCACCCTTATCAGTGGCCTTTCCTGCTCCGTGGTGTGAGCTTCTGGACTCAGAGCGAGACGCGCCAACAGATCTACTTCTTGGGCAACCCGATTGGCTGGTGGCTCGCTAGCAGCCTTCTCGCTGTTTATGCCGGTATTCTTCTCGCTGATCAGGTGTCTCTGCGCCGTGGTGTTGATGCTCTCGACCGCCGTAAGTCTTGTCGAAATACATCTTAA